From the genome of Apium graveolens cultivar Ventura unplaced genomic scaffold, ASM990537v1 ctg8188, whole genome shotgun sequence, one region includes:
- the LOC141704726 gene encoding receptor-like protein 7 produces MNNIEGNNPPNLTNFRNLETVNLNGNRLEGIIPSPFAGFDALQVLDLGNNQIFDTLSEIYFRNFKAMINGEANKMKRRYMERRYGGAVVFAFIIGNWKLLARKPKWFAGIIAMELGLMPSSIAKLTVLESLDLSSNKLEGEIPQRLAGLYSLALLNLSCNQLRE; encoded by the exons ATGAATAACATTGAGGGGAACAATCCACCAAACTTAACAAATTTTCGTAATCTGGAAACTGTAAATTTAAATGGAAATAGATTAGAAGGAATAATTCCTTCTCCTTTTGCTGGATTTGATGCTTTACAAGTTCTTGATCTTGGAAACAATCAAATATTTGATACACTGTCAGAAATATATTTCAGAAACTTCAAGGCTATGATAAATGGTGAAGCGAATAAAATGAAGCGTCGTTATATGGAGCGCA GATATGGGGGTGCAGTGGTGTTTGCATTTATTATCGGAAACTGGAAGTTGTTAGCTAGAAAACCAAAATGGTTTGCTGGAATTATTGCCATGGAATTGG GCCTGATGCCATCCTCGATTGCAAAGTTGACGGTGTTGGAGTCACTAGACCTCTCATCCAACAAACTTGAAGGCGAAATTCCACAGCGACTCGCTGGATTATATTCTCTTGCACTTCTAAATCTTTCTTGCAACCAACTTCGAGAATGA